Proteins found in one Sporosarcina jeotgali genomic segment:
- the folB gene encoding dihydroneopterin aldolase — MDFIHLNEMQFYGYHGALAEETVLGQRFTVSVSMAVDLAEAGTTDDLSKTVNYAEAYSVVQSIVEGEPVKLIETVAERIAGKLLEDYKTQVSGVRVLIVKPDPPIPGHYSSVAVEIERGRLS; from the coding sequence ATGGACTTTATACATTTGAATGAAATGCAGTTTTATGGCTACCACGGAGCACTTGCTGAAGAAACGGTACTTGGACAAAGGTTTACCGTTTCCGTATCAATGGCGGTCGATTTAGCGGAAGCTGGAACAACTGATGATTTATCCAAAACGGTGAACTATGCGGAAGCTTATTCCGTTGTTCAGTCTATTGTTGAAGGAGAACCTGTTAAACTCATCGAAACGGTCGCTGAACGGATCGCCGGTAAACTGCTTGAAGATTACAAAACTCAAGTATCAGGTGTTCGAGTGCTGATTGTGAAACCAGATCCTCCGATTCCCGGGCATTACTCGTCCGTGGCGGTAGAAATTGAACGAGGTCGGTTATCATGA
- the folK gene encoding 2-amino-4-hydroxy-6-hydroxymethyldihydropteridine diphosphokinase: MMNTAFISIGTNMGDREEFLNRAVTSLSAAEGIESVERSSIYETAPVGVTDQADFLNIVVRVKTLLTPFELLAECQRIESELGRVRTIRWGPRTADLDILLYNDESIDSETLTIPHPRMQDRAFVLIPLTELAPECIDPITGRRFREEQAMQDGGVELWKPYRE; encoded by the coding sequence ATCATGAATACGGCGTTTATATCTATTGGAACGAACATGGGGGATCGTGAAGAGTTTTTGAATCGGGCAGTTACTTCCCTGAGCGCTGCAGAAGGGATTGAATCGGTTGAAAGGTCATCTATCTATGAGACTGCGCCTGTAGGAGTGACTGACCAGGCAGACTTTTTAAATATAGTTGTCCGTGTAAAGACTTTGTTAACGCCTTTTGAATTATTGGCGGAGTGCCAGCGAATTGAGAGCGAGCTGGGCCGAGTGAGGACGATACGCTGGGGGCCGAGAACAGCAGATCTAGACATCTTGCTGTATAATGACGAAAGTATTGACTCGGAGACACTTACTATTCCGCATCCCCGGATGCAGGACAGAGCTTTTGTGTTAATCCCGTTAACGGAACTGGCACCGGAATGCATCGATCCTATTACAGGCCGTCGATTCCGTGAAGAACAGGCGATGCAGGACGGCGGAGTAGAGCTTTGGAAACCTTATAGAGAATAA
- the lysS gene encoding lysine--tRNA ligase, translating to MSNIEELNDQLQVRRQKMEEIRNGGLDPFGARFERTHLSNELTEAYSELSKEELDETPHVAKIAGRIMTKRGKGKAGFAHIQDLGGQIQIYVRQDAIGEDAYKLFTMADLGDIVGIEGTVFKTKVGELSIKVTEFTFLSKALRPLPEKYHGLQDIEQRYRQRYLDLISTEGSKETFILRSRIIQSMRRYLDGQGFLEVETPMLHSIAGGASARPFITHHNTLDMTLYMRIAIELHLKRLIVGGLEKVYEIGRVFRNEGISTRHNPEFTMIELYEAYADYNDIMALTENMIAHIAEEVLGTTKVQYGEDIIDVSPGWKRLHMADAVKEYTGVDFWREMTKEEAHALAKEHGIDVQPTMEVGHVLNEFFEQKVEEQLVQPTFVYGHPVEISPLAKKNPEDGRFTDRFELFIVRREHANAFTELNDPIDQRQRFEAQLVEKEQGNDEAHEMDDDFIEALEYGLPPTGGLGIGIDRLVMLLTNAQSIRDVLLFPQMRSKD from the coding sequence ATGTCGAATATAGAAGAGTTGAATGACCAACTTCAGGTGAGACGCCAGAAGATGGAAGAGATTCGTAACGGAGGACTGGATCCGTTTGGTGCGCGGTTTGAGCGTACTCATTTATCGAATGAGTTGACGGAAGCATATAGCGAGTTATCTAAAGAAGAATTGGATGAAACACCGCATGTTGCTAAAATTGCGGGTCGTATTATGACGAAACGCGGTAAAGGGAAAGCTGGTTTTGCACATATTCAAGACCTTGGCGGCCAGATTCAGATTTACGTACGCCAAGATGCTATTGGAGAAGATGCGTATAAGCTGTTCACGATGGCTGATCTAGGAGACATTGTCGGTATTGAAGGGACTGTTTTCAAGACAAAAGTGGGAGAACTCTCTATTAAGGTGACGGAGTTCACATTTTTATCAAAAGCATTGCGTCCGCTTCCGGAGAAATACCACGGGCTGCAAGATATTGAACAGCGTTATCGTCAGCGCTATTTAGATTTGATTTCTACAGAAGGCAGTAAAGAGACGTTCATCCTGCGCAGCCGGATTATTCAGTCGATGCGACGTTATTTGGATGGACAAGGGTTCTTAGAAGTTGAAACTCCGATGTTGCATTCGATTGCTGGCGGAGCTTCTGCCCGTCCGTTTATTACACACCACAATACATTAGACATGACTTTATATATGCGGATCGCAATTGAATTGCACTTGAAGCGTTTGATTGTCGGCGGATTAGAGAAAGTATATGAAATTGGCCGTGTGTTCAGAAACGAAGGAATCTCGACACGTCACAATCCGGAGTTCACGATGATTGAGTTATATGAAGCGTATGCGGACTATAACGACATCATGGCGTTAACAGAGAACATGATTGCTCATATCGCTGAAGAAGTGTTAGGAACTACGAAGGTGCAATACGGAGAAGATATCATTGATGTGTCTCCTGGCTGGAAACGTCTGCACATGGCGGATGCGGTTAAGGAATATACTGGCGTAGACTTCTGGAGGGAAATGACGAAGGAAGAAGCGCATGCACTTGCTAAGGAGCATGGCATAGATGTACAACCGACGATGGAAGTTGGGCATGTGCTGAATGAGTTCTTCGAGCAAAAAGTAGAAGAGCAGCTTGTACAGCCAACATTCGTCTATGGGCATCCGGTTGAGATTTCACCGCTTGCGAAGAAGAATCCAGAAGACGGTCGCTTCACAGATCGATTTGAGTTATTCATCGTACGCCGTGAACATGCGAATGCATTCACGGAGCTGAATGATCCGATTGACCAGCGTCAGCGTTTCGAAGCTCAGCTTGTAGAAAAAGAACAGGGTAATGATGAAGCGCATGAAATGGATGACGACTTCATTGAAGCGTTAGAGTATGGTCTTCCGCCAACAGGCGGACTTGGAATTGGTATTGACCGTCTCGTTATGCTTTTAACGAATGCTCAATCCATCCGGGATGTATTGCTATTCCCGCAGATGCGTTCTAAGGACTAA